From Apium graveolens cultivar Ventura chromosome 9, ASM990537v1, whole genome shotgun sequence, the proteins below share one genomic window:
- the LOC141686569 gene encoding uncharacterized protein LOC141686569 codes for MILAQQYRERNFQKYGELISLLLVDEKNNELLLKNHQIRPTGSAQLPEVHNTSFLKNERGKGHRGGRGYGRNRGRENLCGRFHNQYHSGHLKWQRDGYNSDQQKWQREVPNKRKAPQEGENRGICHRCRSEGHWQRTCRTPKHLVDLYELSKRNNGKRVETNFANYNLVNEPVNKASN; via the coding sequence ATGATCCTGGCTCAACAATATAGGGAGCGTAATTTTCAGAAATATGGCGAGCTGATATCTCTCCTTCTTGTGGATGAAAAGAATAATGAGTTGCTACTGAAAAATCATCAGATACGTCCCACAGGCTCTGCCCAGTTACCTGAAGTACATAACACGTCATTCCTGAAGAATGAACGTGGGAAAGGGCATAGAGGAGGACGGGGTTATGGACGAAACCGTGGACGTGAAAATTTATGTGGTCGGTTTCACAATCAATATCATTCTGGACACCTGAAGTGGCAACGTGATGGTTACAACTCTGACCAGCAAAAATGGCAACGTGAAGTGCCAAATAAAAGAAAGGCACCCCAAGAAGGAGAGAACCGAGGCATCTGTCATAGGTGCAGATCTGAGGGGCACTGGCAACGTACTTGTCGCACACCCAAACATCTTGTTGATCTCTACGAGTTATCCAAAAGAAATAATGGAAAGAGAGTAGAAACCAACTTCGCTAATTATAATCTAGTTAATGAACCAGTCAATAAGGCCTCAAATTAA
- the LOC141682515 gene encoding large ribosomal subunit protein uL14 — protein MSKRGRGGSAGNKFRMSLGLPVAATVNCADNTGAKNLYIISVKGIKGRLNRLPSACVGDMVMATVKKGKPDLRKKVMPAVIVRQRKPWRRKDGVFMYFEDNAGVIVNPKGEMKGSAITGPIGKECADLWPRIASAANAIV, from the exons ATGTCGAAGCGAG GTCGCGGAGGCTCCGCTGGCAACAAGTTCCGAATGTCGCTCGGTCTCCCCGTCGCCGCCACCGTCAATTGCGCCGACAATACCGGAGCGAAGAATCTGTACATCATTTCAGTGAAAGGAATTAAAGGAAGGCTTAATCGATTGCCTTCAGCTTGTGTTGGTGATATGGTGATGGCTACTGTTAAGAAAGGAAAGCCTGATTTGAGAAAGAAAGTCATGCCTGCTGTTATTGTTAGACAACGGAAGCCGTGGCGTCGAAAGGATGGCGTTTTCATGTACTTCGAAG ATAATGCGGGCGTCATTGTGAATCCGAAGGGGGAAATGAAAG GATCTGCTATTACGGGTCCAATTGGGAAAGAGTGTGCTGATCTTTGGCCGAGGATTGCAAGTGCTGCTAATGCTATCGTGTGA